A segment of the Lolium perenne isolate Kyuss_39 chromosome 3, Kyuss_2.0, whole genome shotgun sequence genome:
ACCACGTACCATGTACAGCATGAAAAACACGTATATATCTAGGACTCTAGATCCGTTCAACAGAAACAAAAAATTATGTTTATTAGACATTAAAGAAAAATACAGTGATCAAAAATAAAGACACCGTGTTAATCCACATGTGCTACAATTATTTGAATAACCGATCTTAATTTTAACGGTTAAGATTTGAAGAAATGTGAACTATAAACATGTACATCTTGTCACGTCGATGAAAAGTTGACCATTAAAATAAACATGTATATCTACATTTAGAAATAACAAAGATGAGATATGTCTCCATGTGGGAAAGGCACAAATTTTATTATCAAACTTTATTATAAGAGGAGTACCGGTTGATCCACGAGACATGCACAATTTCTCAAGATATCATTTTATTGCCAATCAATGCCGTAGTCCTTATCTCTCCCAACCTCCGTAGTGTAGATATTCCAGATTTCTAAATACATCTTTTCCGGCACCCTCTCATTCCGGAATCAGTACTATGAACATTCACGGTCACAGAAAAAAAGAAGGTATGAGGACGCAGCTATGAGCAATCGGAATAAACACCAAAATCACGCAAATAagatatgttgagatcgattggcATGGGTGGTCGCGATATTATTTTAAATCCATTTCTAGCTATATGCATACACACAAGTATTTGAAACCAGGACACTTCCCATCATCATATTTGTCCCGCAAATATCTCTATAGATAACTTGTACCAGCTCGAATAAATAAGTTGTGGCACACTTAACTTTCGAAGGCTAGATAATTCAACACACCGCACTCCACAGAACATAGTGATGTCAGGTGATCCAGCAAATACACAACAAGAAGCTATGATAACAGTTTGACATTTTGTTTAAGGATTATTTTTCACAACTAGCCAAGTTTCACAAATTTCAAAAAACCATAGGATATGTATAAAAATGGAAGAACTTGAAGTTGAGTTTTTAAACTGTTTTTACAAAATGAAGCATTGGTCTTTGGAGTCATGCACACCACCTAATAGAAAAGTGCAAACACACTACACCTACAATAGATCTTATTTAGTGAAAATACATATATTTCTATAAACCCTTATACGTGTGATTATTTTTAGGTTTGTCCAAACCTACCTTTTCTCACCCTTTGCTAAAACCTGATGATTTTAGGAATTTGGTCCAAAATTTCACTATCATTTCAACAAAATAATTCCCCGTGCAACTTCATTTCTCTTTCAACCTAGGAGGCAATTAATTAATGCACCAATCTTTTGCGAGGATTAGAAAATACTAAAAAGGATTTTGCATGTTCAGCTAGCTAGAAAATTGGTTCAAATACATGATGAACAATGTAGTTCTAATTCTTCCACTCTATGCTATAAATGGTGAACAATGTTGATACCATATGTACTTTGGGTCTAATACATGTCATCGATCTTCTAAAAAAAATTAGCCTCAACTTTCATGCATGCAAGATTGGTTGAAATACATGATTGACAATGTAGAAAATTGATCGGCCCTGCTAGATGGAGAAATCATGTACAAACGTGTACATCTTGTCACGTCATGTACCATTCATGTAGGACGTGAAAAGGAAGGAGCCTAATAAAATTGATCGACCATGCTAGATAGAGATACCACGTACCATGTACAGCATGAAAAACACGTATATATCTAGGACTCTAGATCCGTTCAACAGAAACAAAAAATTATGTTTATTAGACATTAAAGAAAAATACAGTGATCAAAAATAGAGACACCGTGTTAATCCACAAGTGCTACAATTATTTGAATAACCGATCTTAATTTGAACGGTTAAGATTTGAAGCAATGTGAACTATAAACGTGTACATCTTGTCACGTCGACGAAAAGTTGACCATTAAAATAAACATGTATATCTACATTTAGAAATAACAAAGATGAGATATGTCTCCACGTGGGAAAGGCACAAATTTTATTATCAAACTTTATTATAAGAGGAGTACCAGTTGATCCACGAGACATGCACAATTTCTCAAGATATCATTTTATTGCCAATCAATCCCGTAGTTATTATCTCTCCCAACCTCCGTAGTGTAGATATTCCAGATTTCTAAATGCATCTTTTCCGGCACCCTCTCATTCCAGAATCAGTACTATGAACATTCACGGTCACAGAAAAAAAGAAGGTATGAAGACGCAGCTATGAGCAATCGGAATAAACACCAAAATCACGTAAATAagatatgttgagatcgattggcATGGGTGATCGCGATATTATTTTAAATCCATTTCTAGCTATATGCATACACACAAGTATTTGAAACCAGGACACTTCCCATCATCATATTTGTCCCGCAAATATCTCTATAGATAACTTGTACCAGCTCGAAAAGATAAGTTGTGGCACACTTAACTTTCGAAGGCTAGATAATTCAACACACCGTAGTCCACAGAACATAGTGATGTCAGGTGATCCAGCAAATACACAACAAGAAGCTATGATAACAGTTTGACATTTTGTTTAAGGATTATTTTTCACAACTACCCAAGTTTCTCAAATTTCAAAAATCCATAGGATATGTATAAAAATGGAAGAACTTGAAGTTGAGTTTTTAAACTGTTTTTACAAAATGAAGCATTGGTCTTTGGAGTCATGCACACCACCTAATAGAAAAGTGCAAACACACTACACCTACAATAGATCTTATTTAGTGAAAATACATATATTTCTATAAACCCTTATACGTGTGATTATTTTTAGGTTTGTCCAAACCTACCTTTTCTCACCCtttgctaaaaactgatgattttaGGAATTTGGTCCAAAATTTCACTATCATTTCAACAAAATAATTTCCCGTGCAACATCATTTCTCTTTCAACCTAGGAGGCAATTAATTAATGCACCAATCTTTTGCGGGGATTAGAAAATACTATAAAGGATTTTGCATGTTCAGCTAGCTAGAAAATTGGTTCAAATACATGATGAACAATGTAGTTCTAATTCTACCACTCTATGCTATAAATGGTGAACAATGTTGATACCATATGTACTTTGGGTCTAATACATGTCATCGATCTTCTAAAAAAAATTAGCCTCAACTTTCATGCATGCAAGATTGGTTGAAATACATGATTGACAATGTAGCTCTAATTCTACCACTGTATGCATTTAATATGTAGATTGTTTGAGTAAAATTAGTATCATTTATCATATAGTCGAGTCTATAGATGATCATTGGACCCATCTTGGATTTTTTTAATGCTACAATTTATAATTTATCCAACCATATTCATACCAATAAAAAATTAAAATTCTGACTACACAAAAATTTATTCACATGGTATAACAAAATGAAAGTCTAATAATAATTTTCAATTTTAAGTGAAGAAGttgccatcacattttgcgaggaCCACtgtgctagttagtttaacaccaATTGGCATTTTGCTATGAACAAAACACCTTTTGAAGTGTTGTACAATTACCGATCTCGCCACTTTGGAATTGCACATACAGATGTTGTTACTGTTACCGACCCTCAGGAATGGCTTCATGTGAACGGTCAGTTGTGCTTGACCCGCTCCAGCAACAAATCCTTCACGTGCAACATAAGATGAAAGCTTCCGCTGATAAGAAAAGAATGGCTAGGCGACGGATCTGGAGGAATAAGAAGTTGTGCAGGACGGTGATGAAGATTGGCGCGACGATGACGGCGACCTTCGGGGTAGGGCCATGGGTTCCGGTGATTGGTAACTCCCCGCTCGCGTGGGGACTTCTCTCGATCCAAGGCTTGAAGGAGAGAAGCAGAGACGGCGCGCCACCGACAGCTCCTAGACGCCGTCGTGCTCGTGTTGCAGAAGGACTGGGCTGTAATTTCGTTTTTCTTTGTGGACCTCTCTGTAACTTGCTGATCtaatatcatcttccttcatgcgcaaaaaaaagtAATAAGGTCCATATCGTGAGCTTGAGTGCATGAGTGCAACATCTGTCAGCGTGCGAAGCCATAACGAGCACAACCTCTTCCAGTTCCAAAACGTGCCTTGGAAATCGTTTCTAGGATTTTGTTGAAGGGTTTCAGAAATCTGGCTGGTTTGGTAGAGTTCTGGTAGTTGTGGGATAAATTTTCTCGGTATGCTCATGTTATCCCCTTTGCTCACTCATACACTTCTGCCAGTATTCTACGACTGTTCTTAGACAATATGTTCAAGATGCACAATATCCATCTATCCATCATATCTGATTGAGATCGCGTATTCACAAGTGCATTCTGGACCGAACGTTTTCGTCTGACTGATACTCAGTTATGATTTAGTCCGCCTTATCATCCTCATACAGATGGAGCTATTGAAAGAGTTAATCAAACTTTGGAAGTTTGTCCACAATGATGGTCTCAGTGGTTGCCATTGGCAGAATATTATTATAACACAAATTGGCATTTTTCTCCGAACAAAACACCTTTTGAAGTATTGTACAATTATCCACCACACAACTTCAGAATTGCGCCTACAGATGATGTTAGTCTTACTGACCCTTACGTAATAGCTTGATGAACGCCCAGCTGTGCTTAACCTGCTATGGTGTTCGCACACGAACACGTCACCGTGTACCCTCGACGCCGAGCGCGATGCGCGGCAGCACGCACCGAGGGAGGCTCGCCGGAAGCGCGATACGCAAGACAGTCCAGCGAGCGCTTTTGAGACCCGAAACCCCGCTCGCCCGGGAGGGACCCCGTCAAGGCTTGCGGCGGCTATGGGCTGCCCTAGGTCGGCCTGACCGCCCAAAGGATCTCGTGGATTCGCAGCCTCCAATCCAGAAGAACAACGAAGAACGAGAAGAAAGATACAAGAGGAGAGGGATAAAAGTAGATGAACACGAAAAAAGATTGATTTGTTCGATTGGTGTTGGTTCAATCGGCCGTCACCCCTCATGTATATAAAGGGTGGCTGGACTTCCCGTGGAAGATGGAGGGTTGGATTCACGTCCAAAACCCTAGTTTGAGTCCAATTCGGATGGCTTGGACCGAACTTTCCAAAACTGTTCGGTTTAAAACTGGCAGTACCTTGCGTGGAAACTTTGAGGTAGTAAATGACctcaaatcaaaataatgtaaacaacaaagttgttcgcctcgaaaaaacgaagaactttcatgttgacTACTTTTCCATCTGAATTCATCTTGAGCGTCACATCAAGGTCGCAAGAAAATATATCAATTCTGACGTTTTCGTCTCTTCTCCAATTTGGCTCGCGTCTTACCCTAGAGGCCTCTATGGTCGGGCGCACCATTAGTGATTATTCGGGTTTCGGTAGTATTTTGGCTCCAAAATTTGCATACTAACTCGGATCGCGATGAACCAAAAATCAAAGTTGCTTGTTTCAACGAGACGCACAACTTTAGTTCATATCATTTCTTCATTTGAGGTCATCTTAAATGAGCTCTAGTGGAAGCCTTCATATCTTGATCCTCGAGGTTACCTCTGACTGTTTTAGCATAATCGGCTATCAAGCCGGATCATGGAAAAACTTGACATGGTGGACATTATGTCTCCTCAATGAGCAATAAAAACTCACCGAGTGAATCTTTCCAATTGCACCTCATCTATTTTCATTTGTCACGGCGGGATTCTATCCTTGATTAGCTATCGGCCCAAAATGAGTGTCAACATATGGCAACAACTTCTTTTTGTGCAACATAAGATGAAAACTTCCTCTGAAAAGAAAATAATCTTTCGTGAATTTGAAATGGATGATCTGGTATTTCCGAAACTCCAACCCTATATTAATAATTCCACTTTTATTCGTTTCAGTCATAAGCTGGATTTTAAGTATTACGGTCCAGATCGTGTGCTTGCTCGTGTTGGAAAGGTGGCCTATCAGTTTGAACTGTTAGAAATGTGTCACAATCATATTGTGATCCATGTTTCACAACTTAAGAAGGCCATGGATGCGCAAGTCCAGATGACGTGGGCATCCCTTATCGGGGACCCACTATTGTCATACCCTTCTCAAGATACAACAAGCAGTCGAAGCCCAAGAACTTAGCGTACAACACAAGCACATACATGGATTGTCGAACATGTAACCGATCCGGAGTCCCGAGACTTAGCCTCATATATAAGGATTAGGAGGGATCGACGTGGAGGACGATTCCACAATACACGATCTAGAGCATACCATAGCCATCACGGCAACCTTGTAACCCTAATCATCACCAATCAAGAcaagatcatacaaacaacacagAGGATTTTCCCTCTAGGGGCCTGAAGCTGGGTAAATTGTGACCCGTCTGTTGTGTTGCTTGCACGCCGACGAATCCACCAGCACATCATGTTCCCTAAAACCCAAGTCCATAACCTATGGTCAATCCCGTGGTACCCCCACGACACCAGGTATTGTTGATCCTCGTGTGCAGGTACAATTCAAAATGATGTAACGTCGCACGCGTCTTAAGGGATATATCTACCATGGTGTCTCAAGTATTGGCTCATTGGACAGGTATGTCCAAGACACGCGCCACCTGGGAAGACGCTAAAGCTCGACGTCAACATTTCCCTGCAGCTCTAGTTTGGGGACAAGGTTTGTCTCGGGATGAGGGATTGTTAGCGACCCAACGCCAGGCCCAGGTATAGGACAAAGCCCAAGAAGGAGAAGCTGCAAGGCTCGACGTTTCCTGCCCCGTTTGCGCGACTAAGATCTGCCACCGTACATCTTGGCTATATGTATGATTACATGGTGTGGAGAAGAGGTTGGCTAGCTTGTTGGTACCGGCCATATATAGATTCTGAATGCACTAAGGCGTAGCTATAATCGTAGCTGTAATTTCGAGTTCGAACCAAAACCAGATAGAATTGGTGACATAGACGACTgtggttaacagtttccccattCAAAAAACCCTTAAATATGTATATCAAATGGATGCAAGGATGATGCATATGGGAGGTTAAACAAGGAACGTCCCAGGTTCTGCCCTTGGATCATTCGGTTCTGATAATGAAGACACCGGGCCTTTATTCGTTGCGAAAAGGAGAAAGATTGCTGGACTGGAATAAAGTAAAGCAGCCGAAGGTCTTTTAATACAGTAAAAGTTATGAAATTTGCTCTTTAGTTGTACAGTTGTACTACCGACACCTTGCCACACCTTGCTTCCTCTTCACAGAATATATAATTTCTTAAAGAAAATATCTTGTGGCTTCATCGTCACAACATAAATAGTAAGATCTGATCTGTAGTTGTCGTAGATCTGTAGGTTTTCCAAATCATTGATCATTGCCTTCCTCTACACAAGAAACCTGGCAGTGGTGCTTTAATCTTAAAGCAATTAGCAAGCAGGTCCCTCTTACCTATCTGTCCCAGATTCCTAACCAAAGTGCATTGTTCCACTTGTCTATCTCTTAGCACATGATCTATCTGAACTATATAAACACGTACATACATGGGAACTAGTGCGTGTGGTATAGCTAGTCCATAGTTATCAAGAATATAATTGTAGAAATAGGCAAATGTCTGGTGCATGCCAGTTACCAATGGACTCGGGGCGCAATGAGGCACAACTGCTGGTGCAGCAGCACCCCGAGCTGCTGATGGCCGCTCGGGAGGGCAATGCGGCACGATTAACTCATCTCCTGGGAAACGGGCGCGCCGCTGAGCCAGGGCCTGTGGGCTCTGGAGTCGTCGTCAACATTGGGGACGCCGACACCGCCATGGACGAGTCAGCGCGTCCTGCGGACGCAGTCGGCGTGGACGTCGCCGTGGACGTGGAGATGAACAAAATCCTCCATGTTATTGCGTCGACTGGAGACAGCCCCGACTTCTTGGAGAGCGCGAGGGTCGTCTACGGCAAGGCCAACCACCTCCTGGACGCATGCAACGCCAACGGCGACACGCCCTTCCATTGCGCGGCGAGGGCTGGGATGGTGGAAATGGTCTCGGAGCTCATCAGTCTGGCGAGAACTGAGGGTGGTGACCACAGGGTGAAGGCGGTGCTCGGAAAGCAGAACAAGCAAGGGGAGACGGCCCTTCACGAGGCCCTCCGCTTGGCCGACAAGGAGACGGTCGTGGCCATGGTCAACATGTTAATGGCGGCGGATGCCGAACTGTCCCGGGTTCCACCTACAGACGGCACCTCCCCGCTGTACCTTGCCGTCTTGTTGGGGCATGATGATATTGCCCAAAATCTGCATTACAATGACGAGGGGCTCTCTTATTCTGGACCAAATGGACAAAACGCTTTGCATGCCGCTGTTCTCCGGAGCACCTGTGAGTTCATATATCCTTACCCAATAATGCAAACCTCTCCAGTTCTCACTTCTTATTATGATGTTAGCATTTTTAGAGatgcctcttttttttttttttttttgctgttttcgaaGCTCTCAAACAAGATGCCCCTATTTTCTGTACAGTTTTGCTAGTTCTCGGTCGAATGACAATTAAGTGAGAGCTCGGGCAGTTGGATTTGCATCGTCAATCATACACCTTAGAGTTGCACATGGGGTTATGATTTCATCCCAAATTTCCCAATTGTACATATATACTTCCTTTGTTTTTATATATAAGGTCACTAAGTATTCCGTACCAAAACTTTGACTAACAATTGACCAATAAAAAATAAATTATATAATACCAAAACTATATCCTTAAAAACATCTTTCAAATATAAATCAAATGATATATTTTTTATGACATATGGTTAAATTAGTAATCAAAGTTGTACCTCAAAATGTGGTGTGGCCTATATataaggacggagggagtaagttGTACTTGCACCTAATATTGGGTGAGCAAATTTTGGGTTGACCAAGAATTAGTCGCGTTCCTTTTCTTTACGAACCTAATGACTTCTGCTAATCAATTGTTCTCTAGCTAACTTTAAAAGACTTTTTTTTATCTTTAACAAAAAGAGAGATTGTCACTAGGGTTCGAAATAGAACCTGAAGCTCGTGAGCTTCTCAATTTCTTAAGAGCTCAGCTCATTTAGCGTGAACTCGCAAGCTTAAAAAGTTGATCCAAGATCAAGTGTTTATTAGTTAAGAATAATTAGCTTAACTAAAGAACTAACAAACTGTTTGCGGGCCGCGCTCGATAGGCTCGTCAAACATAGTGCAAGCCATAGCCAACAGGCCAACACATGCACCCAGCCGGCCATTATGGAGTCCAGAAATAAGAAAAGAAGGGAACCATCACGTAGTTGATGCCCAAATTTGGAATTTTCCCTTCCTAGTATTTTTTACTAGATATGTACTAGTATATAAGAGACATCTCATTTATTACCATCTCTAAGTGACACCTCAAGTTTTAAGTTAACAGGTTTCCATTAGGCTAATGGGGTTCGGATGCATTTTGAAACTTTCATTCACAACTTGAAAGAAGTTACTAACAAGATTTGGAATCTATTAGTTGGGTTCCCTATAACTGAGATAATTGAGATATCGGTGAAATAACAATTCCATTATACATCACGAAAATCTTATCTATTTCTCGGGAAATTTTTAAAGTTTGATGggtccttttattcttttatgtttttcttcttcttttgtttttttttttttggttgtgaGCATCCTTAACGTCTAGACTTGTTTTAGACATTATGTTGGTGcataggctggatgtaattgacaTTGTTTTGGTAataattaatatattccctttattgaAGAAAAGAGGCACGAAAAATATGGAGTCTGAGAAAAAAAAAAGCAATATTATGCCACCTAATATGGAGTCCAAGCAAAGGAAAAGAAGGGAATCATCACTGGTTTGCACATAGCTGATGATAAAAAGTTTAACGTTTGGATTCCTATTGTATATATGAGAGACATCTTATTTATTATCATTTCTAAGTGATacatcatgttttaatctaacagGTTTTCATTAGGGTATTTCGGTTTTGATGCATTTGGTATCTTTTCTTCAAAACTGGAAAGAAGATGCTAACAAGAATTGTCGTCTATTATTTGGGCTTCCTATAGCTCAGCTAATCGAGATGTTGGCGAAGTAACTATCCGATTATACATCATGAAAATCTTATTTATTTACATCTTCACCAGCTATTTAAGTTAACACTATGGATGATGATGTAAAAGGCCATGAGTTAGAGCAAGGACAATAAGACCTAGTCAGCACGCTATAAGAATTTAAATATAACACTTGTGCTTAGTTAGAGAGGAGAGAAGAAGCGAGAAAAGGTAAGTGAACTCTTATGCAAAGGCTAGATCTAGCACGTGTTTCTAGGCACATTGTGAGGCTAAAAGGTGGGCCATATATTGATAAAATAATGCATTTTTAGAGCCAACTATTGTACATGCTAGCTATATgttggctatagatgacatgtCATCTTGGTTATAGCCAACACCTGACTATACTACTAAACTTGCTCTTATAGGGAATAGTCAAATCCACATCCCACACGTGTCTATCCTTATCTATCCTTATCGTACATGTAGGGATGACAACTAATCTACTGGAATGGAACAAAAAGCTCAGCAAACAAGGAGAGAAAACCAAGGGACGTACGCCCCTTCATTTTGCGGCATTACGTGGGGCGCGGGTTACGGTCTTGTTACTGCTAGACGCTGACAAGTCTCTAGTATACCAATCTGACAACGATGGATCATTCCCCATACACACGGCAGTTACTGCAAGGCATTTTCGTATGGTCCTTGATTTGCTCAAGAAGTGCCCCGATTGTGCTCAGCTACGAGACGCAAGAGGCAGGACATTCTTCCATATAGCAGCCCAACAAGGCTCCAAGGTGCTAGTCTTTTTGGTTTTCCATCTTTTACGAGAAAACCAAAGGTTAGCATCAATCATAAATATGCAGGATAATGATGGAAACACCGTGCTACACCTTGCTGTACTGGCCGGGTCGTTGCACACGTTTTATTGTATATTGTGGGACAAGAATGTTATGTTGAATTTATCAAATTGTGAGGGGAAAACCGCGCTTGATCTTGCACGGAGCAACTTTCCCACGGGTGTTACTTTTGGACTGGTATGTAATTTGTCCTTGTTCTCTAGAAcagtgatatatatatatatatatatatatatatatatatatatatatatatatatatatatatatatatatatatatatatatatataggtctgctattctcgaaccggttcgagaataactattctcgaaccctttctgaacttccggggtgtttcctagtgaacttctcgacggaataccagaattgcatgttcgtgcggacagtattttcatgatgattttcaaaccgcttatcggattgatgcttataatataccgttggattcgcacggaaatttcgcaactttttcgtgttcattgttTCCCCAAATTCTATATTTATtaaaactaatttgaaatataCAAAACAACGTTTTCGCGGATTTCTCTATTTATGTACAGTTTTTGGGTTCCAGTTTTCAAACCGTTTATCGGAATGATGCGTATGATATGCCGTTGGAAAGGTGCTGACTAGGCGCACCTTTTTCATGAAGAACACTTTTCTAAATTCTTTatagtttaagagcagatttgaaaatacgtGATTCCGTTTTTCGAATTTCTCGGTTTTTCGAACTGCTTTTGGGGTTTTTCTCCGAACCACTTATTGGAATGTTACAAATGATATTGcgttgaaaagatattgattaggcgaatatttttcatgttgaatgtttttccaaattctaaatggttttagtttaatttcagaaatacGTAGAAGTGAAGATAACGCCGACACAAGAATATTTTGAAATAGGCTCATCCAGATTGATTAGATGTGGCATTGCGGTGTGTTGGAGTATTAGTATAGTTATATTAGTGCTAATTGTACGTAGCTCCGATCGATTTGCGCAATGAGAGGTCGTACGAAGGATTTCTATGTGTATGATTTCCGCCCAGAAAAATAGAGTCTCGATTATGGAAGTGAACTTCCCGATATCTCGTTTGTGAACTTCCGGTCGCGTTATAAAAATTACAAGCATGTTCAAAATGAACTTCCTACATGTTCAAAGTGAACTTCCATAAACTTCACTAGTGGTTTTAGGTGAACTTCACTAGTGTGTATAGTATGATTGGGATGAATTTTCGTAGCATTGAAATTGAAGTTCCATTTTTTATAGAGAAGTGTCATACCAAAATAACATGGGGCAGACTGACA
Coding sequences within it:
- the LOC127321126 gene encoding protein ACCELERATED CELL DEATH 6-like; translated protein: MSGACQLPMDSGRNEAQLLVQQHPELLMAAREGNAARLTHLLGNGRAAEPGPVGSGVVVNIGDADTAMDESARPADAVGVDVAVDVEMNKILHVIASTGDSPDFLESARVVYGKANHLLDACNANGDTPFHCAARAGMVEMVSELISLARTEGGDHRVKAVLGKQNKQGETALHEALRLADKETVVAMVNMLMAADAELSRVPPTDGTSPLYLAVLLGHDDIAQNLHYNDEGLSYSGPNGQNALHAAVLRSTWMTTNLLEWNKKLSKQGEKTKGRTPLHFAALRGARVTVLLLLDADKSLVYQSDNDGSFPIHTAVTARHFRMVLDLLKKCPDCAQLRDARGRTFFHIAAQQGSKVLVFLVFHLLRENQRLASIINMQDNDGNTVLHLAVLAGSLHTFYCILWDKNVMLNLSNCEGKTALDLARSNFPTGVTFGLDPNRSIHSLLVAAGAQYGAHSENHDPIVLDEEKEAKKIMDSTPTIGIVSALLVTVTFAASFTVPGGYRADDDPESSHHTAGTPVLAATYSFQAFIVANNLALLCSSMATISLMYAGITTVDIGTRTCAFCLSIFFLNSSARSLAAAFAFGMYATLAPVAHAAAVVTWLCTAASLLDVAWFVGALLFSLLTLLNRIPARRFMLQFVLTFVFSLLGALWPYAIIAGFLAYSKIFHTIN